TAAAATTTTTCGACCTGTGAAATAGGAATATTTTGATCGTAGTTAGTATAAGAAGGGGGATAAGGGGATAAAGGGGATATGGAGATATCAGAGAAGAATATCAAGAAAATCTACTTACTGAGATAATAATTCAATGTATTATCAAGGTACACCAGACACTGGGGCCAGGTTTTCTGGAGAGTATTTACCGCTTTAAAAGCTGCAGGTGTAAAGGTGGCTATTCTTGTAAACTTTGCTAAAGAAAAGGCAGATTTTAGAAGAGTGGAATTAGAATAATATCCCCTTATCTCCTTAATCTCCCTATCTCCTTTTCTTACACCAAGCAGTGGAGTATAATTTTGTTTTTCCCTCGTTGACCTATTTCACAGGTCGAAATTTTTTGGTGTCTTAATCTAGCATAACAGGTTGAAATAGTGTAAGAAAAGGAGATATGGGGATTATGGAGATAAGGAGATAAATTCATTCTAAAATTTTGCAAATTACAATGAATAATCTCCATCTCTCCCTTTATCTCCTTATCTCCTTTTGGACACCAAATCTGCATAGATTTCATTATTAGCGTTATTTTCAGACACCACCAAATTTTCGACCTGTACGGTTAGATTTAGGCTACGAATTTGATATCTCTATGCACCAAAGGTGCAAAGGAATTTATTAGCCCGTAGGTTTCAATCTACGGAATGGATTATTCCATAAAATCAAGCCCCGACGGGGCACAGGAAGATTACCATCTATTCAAACCAGACAGATTTGCAAGAATATTTACCAATAATCTGAATTTTTGCAAACTTGTTGTGGATGAGTATATATAGTTCATTGAATAGTTACGATTTAATAATATGTGGTGTGATAAATATCATTACCTCTGTTTCCTCGGTAATAGTCTTAACCTGTTTAAAGAAGAAACCAATAATAGGAATACTTCCTAAAACAGGTATTTTGACTAATGAATTTTTTTTCTTCTTTTGAGTTAGTCCACCAATAATAATAGTTTCTCCTTCCTTGACCCTAACTTTTGTTTCTACATTCCGTTTATTAATGATAGGTAATCCTTGTGGTGTTCCTTCACCAGCAACATCACCTACTTCAGAAATAATCTTAACAGTAATTTCTCCTTTTTGGGAAATATACGGTGTAATATCAAGGATAATTCCTGATTCAATCGCTTTGAGTGTTACCGATTCATATCCTACCCTGCCACTTAATAATTGATAAAATTCTTCTCTGGACAATTTGATTTTAGCCTGTTGTCCAGTTAATGTAACTACTTTTGGATTAGCTTTAATTTCTGCCTTTCCTTCCTTAACTAACATATCGATGAATGTAATTAGAGCCTGAGAGGTAAGGTCATTAGTAATTGTGTAGGAAATTTTTGAGGTTTTATCCGTTTCCTTT
The sequence above is a segment of the bacterium genome. Coding sequences within it:
- a CDS encoding GxxExxY protein, whose protein sequence is MIQCIIKVHQTLGPGFLESIYRFKSCRCKGGYSCKLC